The genomic stretch CCGAATGTTAGATCGCCAATCATGATTTCTGTAATTGTAGAAGAGGCAGTCGGTAATTTGATAACCTTTTCACCATCAGCACTATATACTGTCAATGTATAGCCTGTAGCTTCAGTTCCAGTAACAGTAATACCAGATACAGGGATATTTGTATTTTCATATTCACCCTTTTCATTCAAAGTGTACCAATATCCACCTTCTGCTTTGACAGGAGCTTTTGCAGCATCTTTGGCAGGGAAAATACCTGTACCTTTACCATCAATCTTCAATTCACCAGTCTTTTCATCAACAGTAACTTGCTGAGCATCTTTACCCGGAGTTCCAGGAGCACCAGCTTCACCATCTTTTACATCCAAAGTAACGGTTACAGTACTTCCTTTAGAGAAAGTAAAAGTCATTCCTTTGCCATCAGCAGTCTTGGTGATACCTGTTACATAATCACCATTCTCTACTTTTGTCTGCAAAGCTGCCAGCTGAGATTTCAAATCGGTCAACGTAGCGTTGATCTCATCGATTTCGTCATCATAGTCTTTACAAGATACAAACGTTCCTGTTGAAGAAACCATCAAGGCTCCGAACAGGATTGCACTTAAAAATTTTTTGTTCATAATAGAAAAACTTTAAATTTATAAATTTAAAAACTCAAAATGTTTATTGTTATAAAAGGACTTAATTGCGTTGAATCATAAAAGGACTCCGACTCTGCGATATATATTGCAGGGGAGTCATGCCAACTACTTTTCTGAATGCCACATAGAACACGCTCTTGGAGGCAAACCCGCAACGGCTGAAAAGCTCGCTCACAGGGCAATCTTTACCGTCCAGCAACTCTTTCGCGCGAGCCACTCTGTAAGAATTTATCAACCGCTTGAAGTTGCATCCGAAGTAGTTGTTCACCGCATTACTCAGGTAGGTCGTATTCGTGCCGGATACTATACAGTAATACTAATTGTTTGAATACCAGTTGTATGTGTGACAACTTTAATGATGTAAGGGCCATTTCAGGTTCTTTTTTATTTATAATTGACAATAATATCCGGTAAACTATCTACTGCTTTTTGTTTGAGTTCATCTATGATATGAACATATTTTTCAGTGTGCCGGGTAGTAGAATGTCCTGCAAGACTGGCGGCTGTTTTGATATTAGCTCCATTTGCCATAATGTTGGTGATAAATGAGTGTCGGGCACAGTGGAAGGTAATGTGTTTGTGTATATTAGCTCTTTTTACCCATTTGTTTAAAATCCTTAGTGTGTAAGAATAGGAGGGGAGCCCGAATACCAAGTCCTCATTAATGCCTTTATGCCTTTGTAGGAGTTTGATGGCAGTGTGGTTTAAGTTTAGATGCAAGATTGCGTTTTTGGAGTGTGACTGTACTTTCTGTTGCAGAATAGTAAGGCGGTTTGATGAGAAATCTATGTCTTTATATTGCAGTTGATGTACATCACACCAGCGCAGCCCGCAATAGCAAGAAAACAAGAATGCCCTTTTTACTTCGTTGTTGGGGCATGGAGTGATAGCAAGTTTCTGAATCTCTTTTAAACTGAGGATTGCTTTGGTTACTTCATCAAACTGCATCAGGCGGATACCATCTGTAGGATTAGATGTCATTAACTTTTTTTCTATACATTTATTAATGCACATTCTGAACTTCTTGAAATATCCGATGGGAGTGTTGCCTCGGAGATGATCCCTGAGATACTCAAGAAAGTTTATACAAAAATCTTTTGTGAGAAGGTTTACAGGTAAGCTTTTCTTTCTTGTAAACAGTCGCAGATGGGTGATACATGCCCTAACCATTTTCTTGTCCTTTTTGTGATAGGTATCCAGGAATTGTCCTATCAGAATATAGAAATCGGGAACATTGCTTTTATCTGTTGGAAGTATATCATTGAATGTATTTTCTATATCGTTCAGATGATATTCAACGGATAAGAATTCTAGTTCCTTTTTTGCTCTTATCTGCCTGGCAATTAGTATCTTGTTTTTGTTCTCCGCTCTTCGCTCTGCACTGGTAGGAGCATCCAGAATGATACCCAAATACTCTTTGCGGCGTTTTCCGTTATAACTGTAATTTAAATAAAGCGAAACTCTTCCTTTGTTCAATTGTTTCTTTCCTAATGTAATTCCCATAATGAATAATAATTAATACAATAATAATGTTGAAAAGAAGGACCATAGAGGGACTGAAAATGAATTCCTCCATCTTTCTTTCTATAATAATAATATCTTTTGTACCTTTGTGTCATAAACAAAAAAATGGAAGAAAATTTTGATATACGCGAGCAACAGCTCACAACTAAAGAACGCGATTTTGAGAATGCCTTACGTCCGTTGAATTTTGAAGATTTTAGTGGGCAGGATAAGGTGGTAGATAATCTGCGCATCTTTGTCAAGGCGGCGCGTCTGCGGGCCGAGGCGTTAGACCATGTTCTTTTGCACGGACCTCCTGGCTTGGGCAAGACGACCTTAAGTAATATCATTGCCAATGAACTGGGAGTAGGTTTTAAAGTAACCTCAGGACCGGTGCTGGATAAACCGGGGGATTTGGCGGGAGTACTGACCAGCTTGGAACCCAATGATGTGCTTTTTATTGATGAAATACATCGGTTGAGCCCTGTGGTAGAAGAATATCTGTATTCTGCCATGGAGGATTATCGTATTGATATAATGATAGACAAGGGACCTTCGGCGCGTAGTATCCAGTTGGAGCTGAGTCCGTTTACTTTGGTTGGAGCCACTACTAGGAGTGGGTTGCTGACTGCGCCTTTGCGTGCCCGTTTTGGAATTAATCTTCATTTGGAGTATTATGACGATGATGTATTGACAAGCATTATCCGTCGCTCTGCTAATATATTGAATGTGCCTTGTGACATGAAAGCAGCGGGTGAGATTGCTTCGCGCAGCCGTGGAACGCCCCGTATTGCAAATGCGTTGTTGAGGCGTGTCCGTGATTTTGCCCAGGTGAAAGGTTCCGGAAGGATTGATGTGGAAATTGCCCGGTTTGCTTTAGAAGCCTTGAACATTGACAGATATGGACTGGATGAGATAGATAACAAGATTTTATGTACTATTATAGATAAGTTTAAGGGAGGTCCTGTGGGGCTGACTACTATTGCAACCGCTTTGGGTGAAGACGCCGGAACAATAGAGGAGGTTTATGAACCTTTTTTGATTAAAGAAGGTTTCTTAAAACGTACTCCGCGTGGACGTGAGGTCACGGAACTGGCCTATATACACTTGGGACGGAGCATTTATAATAGTCAGAAGACATTATTTGATGATTAGAAGATGGCAGGATTAAAAGCATTAGCCAAGGAAACAGCCATATATGGGATGAGTAGCATCATCGGGCGGTTCCTGAATTATTTGTTAGTACCGATATATACCAACGCTTTGCCTGTGGAATCGGGGGGCTATGGTGTCATTACCAATATGTATGCTATAACTGCCTTGTTGATGGTGCTTTTAACATATGGTATGGAAACCGGCTTTTTCCGATTTGCCAATAAGGGGGTGGATGATCCGATGCGTGTCTATTCCACTACTTTGCTTTCGGTGGGGGCGACTGCGGTCTTGTTTTTAATTGTTTGTCTTTCTTTTCTGTATCCCATAGCAGGTTTCTTGGGATATGGAGAGCATCCGTGGTATATGGGGATGATGCTGATTGTAGTTGCAATGGACGCTTTCCAAGCTATTCCTTTCGCTTATTTGCGGTATAAGAAACGCCCTGTTAAGTTTGCTGCATTGAAATTGTTGTTCATTTTTGCCAGCATTGTCTTGAATATCGCTTATTTTGTAGGTATGAAGGGAGAGAATGTCGGAGTGGCTTTTGCTATAAATTTGGCTTGTACTTCTTTGGTGATGCTATGTATGTGGAAAGAATTGGTGGGCTTCAGATATGTGCTAGACAGGGAGTTGTTGCGGCGTATGCTGCATTATTCTTTCCCGATTCTGATTCTGGGTATTGCCGGAATCTTAAATCAGGTAGCTGATAAAATTATTTTTCCGTTTGTTTATCCTGATAAGGCGGAGGCGACTATCCAGTTGGGTATTTATGGAGCAGCCAGTAAGATAGCTATGATCATGGCCATGCTGACACAGGCTTTCCGGTTTGCATACGAGCCGTTTGTTTTTAGTAAGAGTAAAGAAAAGGATAGTCGGGAAATGTATGCCAAAGCGATGAAGTTTTTCATTATCTTCACTTTGCTGGCTTTTTTGGCTGTTATGTTTTACCTTGATATACTGCGTTATATTTTAGGACGTGATTACTGGGTAGGGCTTAAGGTTGTACCTATTGTCATGGCTGCCGAGATGTTTATGGGTATTTATTTCAATCTTTCTTTTTGGTATAAACTGATTGATGAAACAAAATGGGGAGCTTATTTTTCACTGGTGGGATGCAGTATCATTATTCTGATAAATATTTTCCTTATTCCGGTATTTGGCTATATGGCGTGTGCTTGGGCGGGTTTTGCCGGATATGGAGTAGCTATGCTTCTCTCTTATTTTGTAGGGCAGAAAAAATATCCTATTAATTATGATTTGAAAGCAATAGGTAACTATGTGGTGTTAGCGCTGGTACTTTACATTGTTTCAGTTTATCTTCCTATTCAAAATATATTCTTGTTGTTGGGTGTTCGTACATTACTGTTGTTATTGTTTGTGGCATATATTGTGAAAACGGATTTCCCCTTACAGCAAATACCTGTTATAAACCGATACATAAAGAAATAGCAATGAGTGACCTGAAGAATAATTTAAAGAATGTGCCCTATATAAAGCAGTTCTTTAGTGAATATCTTGATTTGCGCAAGGATAAGGACAATGAAGCCTTGATTGTAGAAAGTATTCGTAATGGTGTTGAGTTCAAAGGAACTAATTTGTGGATTCTTATTTTCGCAATTTTTATAGCTTCATTGGGCTTGAACGTGAATTCTACGGCAGTTATTATTGGTGCCATGCTGATATCTCCGCTGATGGGACCGATAATGGGAGTAGGGTTAGCTATTGGACAGAATGATTTTGAATTGTTGAAGCGTTCTCTAAAAAGTTATTTGGTGGCAACTGTATTTAGTGTGATTACAGCTACCCTTTATTTTTCGCTGACTCCGTTGGATGAAGTACAATCGGAGTTGCTGGCACGTACTTCTCCTACCATATATGATGTGCTTATAGCTTTGTGCGGTGGTTTAGCCGGTATAATCGCTTTGTCTACAAAGGAGAAAGGGAATGTAATTCCAGGGGTTGCTATTGCTACGGCTTTGATGCCGCCTTTGTGTACTGCTGGATTCGGGCTTGCTACCGGAAATTTACTTTATTTTTTAGGTGCATTCTATTTGTATTTTATTAATTCAGTATTTATCAGTTTGGCTACTTTTATCGGGGTACGTGTCATGCATTTCCAACGTAAGGAATTTGTGGATAAGGAGCGCGAAAAATTAGTCAAAAAATATATCATTGTTATTACTTTAGCCACCATGTGTCCTGCTATTTATTTGACTTATGGTATTGTGAAAAGCACTATTTATGAGGCCTCTGCCAATAATTTTATTAATGAAGAATTGGATTTTAATAATACTCAAGTAATAGACCGGAAGATTTCTTTTGAGAAGAAGGAAATACGTGTTGTGCTAATAGGCAATGAGGTCCCGGAAACAGAAATAGCAACCGCAAGGGATAATTTGAAACATTTTAATTTGGCAGGTACTAAACTAGTTATTCTTCAAGGAATGAATAATGATGCGATGGATATTGGTAGTATAAAGGCCCAAGTGATGGAGGATTTCTATAAGAATAGTGAAAAGCGTTTACTGGAGCAGCAGGAGAGAATTAAGTCTTTGGAAAACGAGCTTAAAGTATATGCTGCATATAATACTGTAGATAAAAAAATAATTCCTGAACTTAAAGTACTTTATCCTACAGTAGAAGCCATAGCTATGGCAAAGACTGTGGAATTACAGGTGGACTCAACTAAAACGGATACATTGACAATAGTCTTGATGAAATTCAGTAAAAGACCCATTGAGAAAGAACAAGAAAAAATATCCGAATGGTTGAAAGCACGTGTCGGAGCAAAAAAACTTAAATTAATTGTAGAATAAAACCATGAAAAAACTACTGTTGCTGCTAGTCTTCCTACCTTTATATATATGGGG from Phocaeicola dorei encodes the following:
- a CDS encoding helix-turn-helix domain-containing protein; protein product: MNNYFGCNFKRLINSYRVARAKELLDGKDCPVSELFSRCGFASKSVFYVAFRKVVGMTPLQYISQSRSPFMIQRN
- a CDS encoding site-specific integrase; this translates as MGITLGKKQLNKGRVSLYLNYSYNGKRRKEYLGIILDAPTSAERRAENKNKILIARQIRAKKELEFLSVEYHLNDIENTFNDILPTDKSNVPDFYILIGQFLDTYHKKDKKMVRACITHLRLFTRKKSLPVNLLTKDFCINFLEYLRDHLRGNTPIGYFKKFRMCINKCIEKKLMTSNPTDGIRLMQFDEVTKAILSLKEIQKLAITPCPNNEVKRAFLFSCYCGLRWCDVHQLQYKDIDFSSNRLTILQQKVQSHSKNAILHLNLNHTAIKLLQRHKGINEDLVFGLPSYSYTLRILNKWVKRANIHKHITFHCARHSFITNIMANGANIKTAASLAGHSTTRHTEKYVHIIDELKQKAVDSLPDIIVNYK
- the ruvB gene encoding Holliday junction branch migration DNA helicase RuvB — translated: MEENFDIREQQLTTKERDFENALRPLNFEDFSGQDKVVDNLRIFVKAARLRAEALDHVLLHGPPGLGKTTLSNIIANELGVGFKVTSGPVLDKPGDLAGVLTSLEPNDVLFIDEIHRLSPVVEEYLYSAMEDYRIDIMIDKGPSARSIQLELSPFTLVGATTRSGLLTAPLRARFGINLHLEYYDDDVLTSIIRRSANILNVPCDMKAAGEIASRSRGTPRIANALLRRVRDFAQVKGSGRIDVEIARFALEALNIDRYGLDEIDNKILCTIIDKFKGGPVGLTTIATALGEDAGTIEEVYEPFLIKEGFLKRTPRGREVTELAYIHLGRSIYNSQKTLFDD
- a CDS encoding lipopolysaccharide biosynthesis protein produces the protein MAGLKALAKETAIYGMSSIIGRFLNYLLVPIYTNALPVESGGYGVITNMYAITALLMVLLTYGMETGFFRFANKGVDDPMRVYSTTLLSVGATAVLFLIVCLSFLYPIAGFLGYGEHPWYMGMMLIVVAMDAFQAIPFAYLRYKKRPVKFAALKLLFIFASIVLNIAYFVGMKGENVGVAFAINLACTSLVMLCMWKELVGFRYVLDRELLRRMLHYSFPILILGIAGILNQVADKIIFPFVYPDKAEATIQLGIYGAASKIAMIMAMLTQAFRFAYEPFVFSKSKEKDSREMYAKAMKFFIIFTLLAFLAVMFYLDILRYILGRDYWVGLKVVPIVMAAEMFMGIYFNLSFWYKLIDETKWGAYFSLVGCSIIILINIFLIPVFGYMACAWAGFAGYGVAMLLSYFVGQKKYPINYDLKAIGNYVVLALVLYIVSVYLPIQNIFLLLGVRTLLLLLFVAYIVKTDFPLQQIPVINRYIKK
- a CDS encoding TIGR00341 family protein produces the protein MSDLKNNLKNVPYIKQFFSEYLDLRKDKDNEALIVESIRNGVEFKGTNLWILIFAIFIASLGLNVNSTAVIIGAMLISPLMGPIMGVGLAIGQNDFELLKRSLKSYLVATVFSVITATLYFSLTPLDEVQSELLARTSPTIYDVLIALCGGLAGIIALSTKEKGNVIPGVAIATALMPPLCTAGFGLATGNLLYFLGAFYLYFINSVFISLATFIGVRVMHFQRKEFVDKEREKLVKKYIIVITLATMCPAIYLTYGIVKSTIYEASANNFINEELDFNNTQVIDRKISFEKKEIRVVLIGNEVPETEIATARDNLKHFNLAGTKLVILQGMNNDAMDIGSIKAQVMEDFYKNSEKRLLEQQERIKSLENELKVYAAYNTVDKKIIPELKVLYPTVEAIAMAKTVELQVDSTKTDTLTIVLMKFSKRPIEKEQEKISEWLKARVGAKKLKLIVE